From one Brachypodium distachyon strain Bd21 chromosome 4, Brachypodium_distachyon_v3.0, whole genome shotgun sequence genomic stretch:
- the LOC100846654 gene encoding cytochrome P450 78A9 translates to MATPEDCGSWLLYLSLAAKCGGDGDHPRRLAGLLAVCAAAFLVTCLLHWCFPGGPAWGRWWWTRRGLGRGPVVPGPRGLPVIGSMWLMTGLAHRKLAAEAARLRGGGRRLMAFSLGETRVVVAGHPDVAREILTSPAFADRPVKESAYGLMFHRAIGFARHGAYWRALRRVASTHLFSPWQVAASGAQRAVIARQMVAALAGGAEVRRVLRRASLHNVMWSVFGRRYDLELDPGKEVRELGQLVDEGYDLLGQLNWSDHLPWLARFDLQGTRARCASLVPRVNRFVGGIIDDHRVKAPSAVKDFTDVLLGLQGGDRLADSDMVAVLWEMVFRGTDTVAVLMEWVLARLVLHQDVQARVHEELDRVVGRDRAVAESDAASLAYLHAVVKEVLRLHPPGPLLSWARLATSDVHVDGFLIPAGTTAMVNMWAITHDGDVWAEPMEFRPERFVGPGAEEFSVMGSDLRLAPFGAGRRSCPGKSLAMATVAFWLATLLHEFDLLPSSDPARGVQLSETLRLSCEMATPLALTPRARRRPAV, encoded by the exons ATGGCGACCCCTGAGGACTGTGGCAGCTGGTTGCTGTACCTGTCGCTGGCCGCCAAatgcggcggcgacggcgaccacCCGCGCCGCCTGGCCGGGCTCCTTGCCGTCTGCGCCGCCGCTTTCCTCGTCACCTGCCTCCTGCACTGGTGCTTCCCCGGCGGGCCGGCGTGGGGCCGCTGGTGGTGGACGCGGCGGGGCCTGGGCCGCGGGCCCGTCGTCCCTGGGCCGAGGGGCCTGCCGGTGATCGGCAGCATGTGGCTCATGACTGGCCTCGCCCACCGCAAGCTCGCCGCGGAGGCTGCCCGCCTgcgaggcggcgggcgccggctGATGGCCTTCTCCCTCGGCGAGACGCGCGTGGTCGTGGCGGGCCATCCCGACGTGGCCCGGGAGATCCTGACCAGCCCGGCCTTCGCCGACCGGCCCGTCAAGGAGTCCGCCTACGGGCTCATGTTCCACCGCGCCATCGGCTTCGCGCGCCACGGCGCCTACTGGCGCGCGCTCCGCCGCGTTGCTTCCACGCACCTCTTCTCGCCCTGGCAGGTCGCCGCGTCCGGCGCCCAGCGCGCGGTGATCGCGCGCCAGATGGTGGCCGCCCTCGCCGGGGGCGCCGAGGTCCGGCGCGTCCTGCGTCGCGCGTCGCTGCACAACGTGATGTGGTCGGTGTTCGGCCGCCGCTACGACCTGGAGCTGGACCCTGGCAAGGAGGTCCGCGAGCTGGGCCAGCTCGTGGACGAAGGCTACGACCTGCTGGGCCAGCTCAACTGGTCCGACCACCTCCCCTGGCTCGCCCGCTTCGACCTGCAGGGCACCCGGGCCCGGTGCGCCAGCCTAGTGCCCCGCGTGAACCGCTTCGTCGGCGGCATCATCGATGACCACCGGGTCAAAGCTCCGTCCGCCGTCAAGGACTTCACGGACGTCCTGCTGGGCCTGCAAGGCGGCGACAGGCTCGCCGACTCCGACATGGTCGCGGTGCTCTGG gaGATGGTGTTCCGTGGCACGGACACGGTGGCCGTGCTGATGGAGTGGGTGCTGGCCCGGCTCGTGCTGCACCAGGACGTGCAGGCCCGGGTGCACGAGGAGCTGGACCGCGTCGTCGGGCGCGACCGGGCCGTGGCCGAGTCCGACGCGGCCTCGCTCGCCTACCTCCACGCCGTGGTCAAGGAGGTCCTGCGCCTCCACCCGCCAGGCCCGCTGCTGTCCTGGGCCCGCCTGGCCACGTCGGACGTGCACGTGGACGGGTTCCTCATCCCCGCTGGCACCACCGCCATGGTGAACATGTGGGCCATCACCCACGACGGCGACGTCTGGGCCGAGCCCATGGAGTTCCGGCCCGAGCGGTTCGTCGGGCCGGGGGCTGAGGAGTTCTCCGTCATGGGCTCTGATCTCCGGCTGGCGCCGTTTGGGGCCGGCCGGAGGAGCTGCCCCGGGAAGAGCCTGGCCATGGCGACCGTGGCGTTCTGGCTCGCCACGCTGCTCCACGAGTTCGACCTGCTTCCTTCCTCCGACCCGGCACGTGGCGTGCAACTGTCGGAGACCCTGAGGCTGTCGTGCGAGATGGCCACCCCGCTGGCCCTGACGCCGAGGGCTCGTCGACGCCCGGcggtttga
- the LOC100820848 gene encoding LOW QUALITY PROTEIN: mediator of RNA polymerase II transcription subunit 10b (The sequence of the model RefSeq protein was modified relative to this genomic sequence to represent the inferred CDS: deleted 1 base in 1 codon) encodes MDIAAANSSAAAAAAAAASASGNGVQGSAGGERPEDASKQNLAQVTGSIQKTLGLLHQLNLNVSSFSSASQLPLLQRLNALVAELDTMQKLADGCNIQVPMEVVNLIDDGKNPDEFTRDVLNSCIAKNQITKGKTDAFKSLRKHLLEELEQAFPEDVEAYRQIRATSAADSKRLAQSQSLCPMEMPK; translated from the exons ATGGACATCGCGGCCGCGAactcttccgccgccgccgccgcggctgcaGCTGCGTCCGCTTCCGGTAACGGCGTACAAGGGAGCGCCGGAGGCGAGCGGCCCGAGGACGCTTCGAAGCAGAACCTGGCGCAGGTGACGGGCTCGATCCAGAAGACCCTAGGGCTCCTCCACCAGCTCAACCTCAAcgtctcctccttcagctCTGCGTCTCAGCTCCCCCTCCTCCAGCGTCT GAACGCACTCGTGGCTGAGCTCGACACTATGCAGAAACTCGCCGATGGGTGCAACATCCAGGTGCCCATGGAGGTCGTCAA TTTGATCGATGACGGGAAGAATCCCGACGAGTTCACTAGGGACGTGCTCAACAGCTGTATCGCGAAGAACCAGATCACCAAGGGCAAAACCGACGCTTTCAAG AGCCTGAGGAAGCATCTTCTTGAGGAGCTTGAACAAGCTTTTCCTGAGGATGTCGAAGCGTACAGGCAGATACGTGCTACTTCTGCTGCT GATTCAAAACGGTTGGCTCAGTCCCAAAGC CTTTGCCCAATGGAGATGCCAAAGTGA
- the LOC100821150 gene encoding homeobox-leucine zipper protein HOX6 → MEGEDDGGDWLMPSAGGGGGNKGGGKDCCNKKRFSEEQIKSLESMFSTQAKLEPRQKLQLARELGLQPRQVAIWFQNKRARWKSKQLERQYAALRDDYDALLLSYESLKKDKLALLDQLEKLTEMLREPGGGKYGGNAGESAGMKEELVVDDGGAKLYNNSVSEQGCKLSLFGDDDDAGLFLRPAASQPAHDGGGFTASGPAEYQQHSSSSSFPFHSSWPSTTTENMTTCSSSQWWEFESLSE, encoded by the exons ATGGAaggcgaggacgacggcggGGACTGGCTGATGCcttcggccggcggcggcggcggcaacaagGGCGGCGGGAAAGACTGCTGCAACAAGAAGCGGTTCAGCGAGGAGCAGATCAAGTCGCTGGAGTCCATGTTCTCGACGCAGGCCAAGCTGGAGCCCCGGCAGAAGCTGCAGCTGGCGCGGGAGCTGGGCCTGCAGCCCCGGCAGGTCGCCATCTGGTTCCAGAACAAGCGCGCCCGCTGGAAGTCCAAGCAGCTCGAGCGCCAGTACGCCGCACTCCGCGACGACTACGACGCGCTCCTCCTGAGCTACGAATCACTCAAGAAGGACAAGCTCGCCCTCCTCGACCAG CTGGAGAAGCTGACGGAGATGCTGCGGGAGCCGGGAGGGGGCAAGTACGGTGGTAATGCCGGGGAAAGCGCTGGGATGAAGGAGGAGCTGGTCGTCGATGACGGCGGGGCCAAGCTCTATAATAACTCGGTCTCCGAGCAGGGCTGCAAGCTCTCCCTCttcggcgacgacgacgacgcagGCCTGTTCCTCCGGCCCGCCGCGTCGCAGCCGGcccacgacggcggcgggttCACGGCGTCGGGGCCGGCCGAGTACCAGCAGcactcgtcgtcgtcgtcgttcccGTTCCACTCCAGCTGGCCGTCGACCACCACGGAGAACATGACCACCTGCAGCAGCTCCCAATGGTGGGAATTCGAGTCCCTCAGCGAGTGA
- the LOC100821448 gene encoding 30S ribosomal protein S31, mitochondrial, whose amino-acid sequence MAMRMMAASFVRRLAPARPPALLAEVEAVTCGRGDKKTKRGKRFKGSYGNARPKREKKIERIKDRVEVPRSTPWPLPFKLI is encoded by the coding sequence atggcgaTGCGGATGATGGCTGCCTCATTTGTGCGGCGActggcgccggcgcgcccTCCTGCTCTCctggcggaggtggaggcggtgaCTTGCGGGCGCGGGGACAAGAAGACCAAGCGCGGGAAGCGGTTCAAGGGCTCCTACGGCAACGCGCGGCCGAAgcgggagaagaagatcgagcgcATCAAGGACCGGGTCGAGGTTCCCCGTTCCACCCCGTGGCCCCTCCCCTTCAAGCTCATCTGA
- the LOC100821758 gene encoding LOW QUALITY PROTEIN: kinesin-like protein KIN-7J (The sequence of the model RefSeq protein was modified relative to this genomic sequence to represent the inferred CDS: deleted 3 bases in 2 codons), giving the protein MAGDEERILVSVRLRPVNAREAERGDGDEWECAGPTTLKFLGNIPERAMFPATYTYDRVFSPECDTRQVYEEGAKEVALSVLSGINSSIFAYGQTSSGKTYTMVGVTEHSMAEIYGYIDQHPEREFILKFSAMEIYNEAVRDLLSSDATPLRLLDDPEKGTVVEKLTEETLRDKGHLLELLAVCEAQRQIGETALNETSSRSHQILRLTVESSARQFLGRGNSNTLLACVNFVDLAGSERASQTAASGMRLKEGSHINKSLLTLGKVIRQLSGGRNGHIPYRDSKLTRILQSSGRQCEDGHHLHNEPGALSVEQSRNTLLFANCAKNVVTNAQVNLVLSDKALVKHLQRELAKLENELKFPGSASCSSHAEALKEKDEQIKKLEEQLKELMEEKDTVQSQLENFRKVASDDHLNDHKARRWDAHSRSSESLPRNVSEDALSSSDINDLSYQDQAMDEQPAPLPRRPSNHVFDRITECQENIVASQSASEVSEEHCKEVRCIETNELRRRRSQEAFHAHQLEIPDKETRTMMDHTETCTDEEKHGESVTKTAENAIELYACDSDPSFDIEKSNTEDEPLALKRCVVSSRDIVLARSQSCKASFMVIPNSWFDDLVSVSMTPPPGEFSKHPPRRPEKVKKSLFPESVASDPITDNSTGNAEEESFVNDMSCVTEVKEQTEKNDATQPKENQVQVGIDLSPSIMESPSQRPFDFRKKQREIIELWHECHVSIVHRTYFFLLFNGDQTDHIYMEVEHRRLSFIKHSFIADGEPNATVATSLKRLRHERDMVYRQMVRRLNLAERESLFSKWGINLSSKQRRLQLSRLIWTRTDMEHVRESAALVSKMVEHLERGQAIKEMFGLNFSFNLRADRKSFSWTGGYS; this is encoded by the exons ATGGCGGGGGATGAGGAGCGGATCCTGGTGTCGGTGCGGCTGCGGCCGGTGAACGCGCGGGAGGCGgagcgcggcgacggcgacgagtGGGAGTGCGCCGGCCCGACCACGCTCAAGTTCCTCGGCAACATCCCCGAGCGCGCCATGTTCCCCGCCACCTACACCTACG ACAGGGTGTTCAGCCCGGAGTGCGACACGAGGCAGGTGTACGAGGAAGGGGCCAAGGAGGTCGCCCTCTCCGTGCTCTCCGGAATCAACT CGAGCATTTTCGCCTACGGGCAAACGAGCAGCGGCAAGACGTACACCATGGTCGGCGTAACGGAGCACAGCATGGCGGAGATCTACGGCTACATTGACCAG CATCCTGAGAGGGAGTTCATCCTCAAGTTCTCGGCCATGGAGATATACAACGAGGCCGTCAGGGATCTCCTCAGCTCCGACGCGACACCTCTGAGGCTCCTCGACGATCCGGAG AAAGGTACTGTGGTCGAAAAACTCACCGAGGAGACTTTGAGGGACAAAGGCCATCTCCTCGAGCTCCTAGCAGTGTGTGAAG CTCAAAGACAGATTGGGGAGACTGCCTTAAACGAAACAAGTTCACGGTCTCACCAAATACTCAGGCTG ACAGTTGAGAGCTCGGCAAGGCAGTTCTTGGGGAGAGGCaactcgaacacccttctggCTTGTGTG AATTTTGTTGATCTAGCAGGAAGTGAGCGTGCATCACAAACAGCAGCGAGTGGTATGAGGCTAAAAGAGGGCAGTCATATCAACAAGAGTCTTCTTACATTGGGAAAGGTCATTCGCCAGCTCAG TGGGGGGAGAAACGGCCATATCCCCTACAGAGACTCCAAGCTCACTCGCATACTGCAGTCGTCT GGGAGGCAATGCGAGGACGGCCATCATCTGCACAATGAGCCCGGCGCACTGTCA GTTGAGCAGTCCAGAAACACACTCTTGTTTGCAAACTGTGCAAAAAATGTAGTCACCAATGCACAGGTCAATCTTGTACTGTCAGACAAGGCACTGGTGAAGCATCTTCAGCGAGAGCTTGCAAAGTTGGAGAATGAGCTCAAGTTTCCTGGATCAGCCTCTTGCTCTAGTCATGCTGAAGCTCTGAAAGAGAAGGATGAACAGATTAAAAAG CTGGAAGAACAGTTGAAGGAATTGATGGAGGAAAAAGATACCGTTCAATCTCAACTAGAAAATTTCCGCAAAGTTGCAAGTGATGATCATCTCAATGATCACAAAGCAAGGCGCTGG GATGCACATAGTCGGTCTTCAGAGTCCCTACCACGTAATGTGTCTGAAGATGCACTTTCATCTTCGGATATTAATGATCTATCTTATCAAGATCAAGCAATGGATGAACAGCCAGCACCACTTCCACGTCGACCCAGTAACCATGTTTTCGACAGAATAACTGAATGCCAAGAGAACATAGTGGCTTCCCAATCAGCATCTGAGGTCTCTGAGGAGCATTGTAAGGAAGTACGGTGCATTGAAACAAATGAGCTcagaaggaggagaagccaAGAAGCCTTTCATGCACACCAACTGGAAATACCTGATAAGGAGACAAGAACAATGATGGACCACACAGAAACTTGCACTGACGAAGAGAAGCATGGTGAAAGTGTCACAAAAACAGCAGAAAATGCCATCGAGTTATATGCATGCGATTCTGACCCGTCTTTTGACATTGAAAAAAGTAACACTGAAGATGAACCTTTGGCCCTGAAGAGGTGTGTGGTAAGCTCCAGAGATATTGTACTAGCAAGGAGCCAAAGCTGCAAGGCAAGCTTTATGGTGATCCCAAACAGCTGGTTCGACGATTTAGTGAGTGTGAGCATGACACCGCCACCGGGTGAATTTTCCAAGCATCCTCCGAGAAGGCCAGAGAAGGTCAAGAAGAGCCTGTTTCCTGAATCAGTTGCCTCTGATCCCATCACCGACAATAGCACAGGCAATGCTGAAGAAGAAAGTTTTGTCAATGACATGAGTTGTGTAACTGAAGTCAAGGAACAGACTGAGAAGAATGATGCAACCCAGCCAAAGGAAAATCAGGTGCAAGTTGGCATAGATCTTTCACCAAGCATCATGGAGTCTCCTTCACAGCGGCCCTTCGATTTCAGGAAGAAACAGCGAGAGATCATCGAGCTGTGGCACGAGTGCCATGTCTCCATAGTGCATAGGACTTacttcttcctccttttcaATGGAGACCAGACAGACCACATCTACATGGAAGTAGAGCACAGGAGACTGTCTTTCATTAAGCATTCTTTCATTGCTGACGGCGAGCCTAATGCTACTGTTGCAACAAG TTTGAAGAGACTTCGGCACGAGAGGGACATGGTGTACAGGCAGATGGTGAGGAGGCTCAACCTCGCGGAGAGGGAGAGCCTCTTCAGCAAGTGGGGGATCAACCTGAGCTCCAAGCAGCGGAGGCTGCAGCTCTCGCGCCTCATCTGGACAAGGACCGACATGGAGCATGTGAGAGAGAGCGCTGCACTCGTTTCGAAGATGGTCGAGCATCTGGAGCGGGGGCAGGCCATCAAGGAGATGTTTGGGTTGAACTTCTCCTTTAATCTGCGGGCTGACCGTAAATCATTCAGCTGGACTGGTGGCTACTCCTGA
- the LOC100834836 gene encoding cytochrome P450 71A1, protein MSPFMALVAGFAVLLAFVHVIITKVRSRSSSKLPPSPPSLPLLGHLHLLGRLPHRSLRELQARYGSGGGLLLLQLGRRRTLVVSTAAAAADLYKNHDLAFASRPPNAAMDRLTYGSNNVSFAPYGDRWRRGKKMAVVHLLSPRRADSFAPVRAAEVSALVAEIRRAAEAGEPVELREHLYGYGNAVVTRAATGAAGATAERLKQLMGNSAALMAGLQAEDLLPDAAAKVVRWATGLEKKLDAEVAAWDEFLSEIVAEHMEKKKRGDAADAAAGEEEEDFLDVLLRLREEGAAGFELTDDRVKAIVKDMIAAGTETSSISLEWAMAELVGNPRAMAKLQDEVARVTDGKPAVEEGDLSKMEYLKAVAKEVFRLHPPAPLLVPHESTVAAAVQGYEIPPKTALFVNAWAIGRDPAAWGEAPEEFRPERFLAMGGTRVDVRGNDYQLIPFGAGRRICPGISFALPAMEIALASLVRHFDWEIPAGTRAAAEGLDMIEEPGLTTPPLVPLRLVVSERKNFA, encoded by the exons ATGTCTCCGTTTATGGCCCTCGTCGCCGGCTTCGCCGTGCTCCTCGCTTTTGTCCACGTCATAATCACCAAGGTTCgaagcaggagcagcagcaagctcccgccctcgccgccgtcgctgccgctgctgggcCACCTGCACCTCCTGGGCCGCCTCCCGCACCGCTCCCTGCGCGAGCTCCAAGCCCGgtacggcagcggcggcggcctcttACTCCTGCAGCTCGGGCGCCGGCGGACGCTGGTCgtgtccacggcggcggcggcggccgacctGTACAAGAACCATGACCTCGCGTTCGCGTCCCGCCCGCCCAACGCGGCCATGGACAGGCTGACCTACGGCTCCAACAACGTCTCCTTCGCGCCCTACGGCGACCGCTGGCGCCGGGGCAAGAAGATGGCCGTCGTccacctcctctccccgcgccgcgccgactCCTTCGCCCCCGTGCGGGCCGCCGAGGTGTCCGCCCTTGTCGCCGAGATTCGccgcgcggcggaggccgggGAGCCTGTGGAGCTGAGGGAGCACTTGTACGGGTACGGCAACGCCGTGGTGACCCGCGCGGCCACGGGCGCCGCGGGGGCCACGGCGGAGAGGCTGAAGCAGCTGATGGGGAACTCGGCGGCGCTCATGGCGGGGCTCCAGGCGGAGGACTTGCTGCcggacgcggcggcgaaggtggTCAGGTGGGCGACGGGGCTCGAGAAGAAGCTCGACGCCGAGGTCGCGGCGTGGGACGAGTTTTTGTCGGAGATAGTGGCCGAGCacatggagaagaagaagcgaggcgacgccgcggatgctgctgcaggggaggaggaggaggacttcTTGGACGTCCTGCTGCGGCTGAGAGAAGAAGGCGCCGCCGGGTTCGAGCTTACCGACGATCGCGTCAAAGCCATTGTCAag GACATGATAGCCGCCGGAACAGAGACGTCATCCATCTCGTTGGAATGGGCCATGGCCGAGCTCGTCGGGAACCCACGGGCAATGGCCAAGCTTCAGGACGAAGTCGCGCGAGTCACGGACGGCAAGCCGGCCGTCGAGGAAGGCGATCTGAGCAAGATGGAGTATCTCAAGGCGGTGGCGAAGGAGGTGTTCCGGCtccacccgccggcgccgctcctcGTCCCGCACGAgtcgacggtggcggcggccgtccAGGGGTACGAGATCCCGCCCAAGACGGCGCTCTTCGTCAACGCGTGGGCGATCGGGAGGGACCCCGCGGCGTGGGGCGAGGCCCCGGAGGAGTTCCGTCCGGAGCGGTTCTTGGCCATGGGCGGCACGCGGGTGGACGTGAGGGGGAACGACTACCAGCTCATCCCGTTCGGCGCCGGCCGGAGGATCTGCCCCGGGATTAGCTTCGCGCTGCCGGCGATGGAGATCGCGCTCGCCAGCCTCGTGCGACACTTCGACTGGGAGATCCCGGCCGggacgcgcgcggcggcggagggtcTGGACATGATCGAGGAGCCGGGGCTGACCACGCCGCCGCTAGTTCCGCTGCGCCTTGTTGTCTCCGAGCGCAAGAACTTTGCTTAG